Proteins from a single region of Chitinophagales bacterium:
- a CDS encoding FkbM family methyltransferase: MAIRGLLKYLFEKAGYHVSSKQFMTDADYLRQLVNANRENEVVIFDVGANVGNYTARMLEIASRASVYCFEPFESSFNQLSNRFASQELVKPARLALADFIGEKNFYVNSAFSETNSLLKPASLEQASVVQVACTTIDAVAKSYNLNTIHVLKIDVQGAELAVLKGATAMLSSKKIDLIRVEVIFDRLYDEQSFFGETLKYLNAHGYKFSGFIEPVYNNNIMLWSDAIFVK; encoded by the coding sequence ATGGCTATTCGTGGGTTATTAAAGTACTTATTTGAAAAGGCGGGTTATCATGTCAGCAGTAAGCAGTTTATGACTGATGCTGATTATCTTAGGCAGTTAGTAAATGCAAACCGAGAAAATGAGGTTGTCATTTTTGATGTTGGAGCTAATGTTGGCAATTATACTGCGAGAATGTTAGAAATTGCTTCGAGAGCTTCTGTTTATTGCTTTGAGCCATTCGAGTCTTCATTCAATCAACTGAGTAACCGATTTGCCAGTCAGGAATTAGTTAAGCCTGCGCGTTTAGCATTGGCTGATTTTATAGGCGAGAAAAACTTTTATGTAAACAGTGCTTTCAGTGAAACAAACTCACTACTGAAACCTGCTTCCCTTGAACAAGCTTCAGTTGTGCAGGTTGCCTGTACAACAATTGACGCAGTAGCAAAGTCGTATAATCTGAATACAATCCATGTATTAAAAATTGACGTTCAGGGTGCTGAGTTGGCTGTTTTAAAGGGTGCAACAGCAATGTTGAGTAGCAAAAAGATTGATTTAATCAGGGTTGAAGTCATTTTTGATAGATTGTATGATGAACAATCATTTTTTGGTGAAACACTCAAGTATTTAAATGCGCATGGGTATAAATTTTCAGGATTTATAGAACCAGTTTACAATAACAATATTATGCTTTGGTCAGATGCAATCTTCGTTAAATAA
- a CDS encoding FkbM family methyltransferase, translating to MNLIKYIKSKPVIVAIFYRLQDLFRKRTIDKQYKDLSDYWKKRIDKVCAAEINQLIERVPNAGTIEYGYQVMHNGLKVRIGSYYGYGESFDATHLMLQMNKGVHEPEEEYYFKEVLRRLSDNAVMIELGAYWSYYSMWFNSEIKGAKNYMIEPDARSLYSGKQNFSLNGLQGNFFQYFIGHMSDESTMPFTVSIDDFLARQQINKVDILHCDIQGYELDMLAGAVNALSKKSVEYIFISTHSQDLHRDCLDFLKGYDYYIYTEIDLEAISSFDGLIVATKKQW from the coding sequence ATGAACTTAATAAAGTACATAAAGTCAAAACCTGTAATAGTTGCTATTTTTTATCGGTTACAGGATTTGTTCAGAAAGAGAACTATTGATAAGCAATATAAAGACCTTTCTGATTACTGGAAAAAGCGGATAGATAAAGTTTGTGCTGCTGAAATCAACCAGTTAATAGAAAGAGTTCCCAATGCTGGAACTATCGAATATGGGTATCAGGTTATGCATAATGGACTTAAAGTGAGAATTGGAAGCTATTATGGATATGGCGAATCTTTTGATGCAACGCATTTAATGTTACAAATGAATAAAGGCGTGCATGAACCTGAAGAAGAATATTATTTTAAGGAAGTATTGAGAAGGCTTAGTGATAATGCTGTAATGATTGAGTTGGGTGCTTACTGGTCTTATTATTCAATGTGGTTTAATAGTGAAATCAAGGGTGCAAAAAACTATATGATCGAGCCTGATGCACGGTCTCTTTATTCAGGGAAGCAGAATTTTTCTTTGAATGGATTGCAAGGTAATTTCTTTCAGTATTTTATAGGTCATATGTCTGATGAATCTACTATGCCGTTTACTGTCTCAATTGATGATTTCTTGGCCCGGCAGCAAATAAATAAAGTAGACATTCTTCATTGTGATATACAGGGGTATGAGCTTGACATGTTGGCTGGTGCTGTAAATGCACTTAGTAAAAAGAGTGTAGAATATATTTTTATTTCTACGCATTCTCAGGACCTGCATCGAGACTGCTTAGATTTCTTAAAGGGGTATGATTACTACATATATACGGAGATTGACCTTGAGGCAATTAGTTCTTTTGATGGTTTGATTGTTGCAACAAAAAAACAATGGTAA